One Loxodonta africana isolate mLoxAfr1 chromosome 6, mLoxAfr1.hap2, whole genome shotgun sequence DNA window includes the following coding sequences:
- the LOC100669689 gene encoding cryptic protein-like produces MRGGAMSCTRHVSGKMIRGHHVRLLFMISLALQIIHLGKSYQREKHKGGKEEINNATTQKFQQKTLHWTWTLNNFSEANGSAQGWRRPPDSPGFRDSVSTQSSCCRNGGTCVLGSFCVCPAHFTGRRCEHDPKRSECGAHAHGAWTVRGCRLCRCVYGALHCLPRQTPGPCGKGTHAFSSRPLLACSPHL; encoded by the exons ATGAGAGGAGGAGCTATGTCTTGCACCAGACATGTCAGTGGAAAAATGATTCGGGGCCACCATGTCAG gCTTCTGTTTATGATCAGTTTGGCATTACAGATCATCCATTTGGGAAAAA GCTATCAAAGAGAGAAACATAAAGGTGGTAAAGAAGAAATCAACAATGCTACTACCCAGAAGTTCCAGCAGAAAACACTCCACTGGACCTGGACCTTAAATAATTTTAGTGAAGCGAACGGGAGCGCCCAGGGCTGGAGGCGGCCTCCGGATTCCCCGGGGTTCCGAGACA GTGTGTCCACGCAGTCCAGCTGCTGCCGGAACGGCGGCACCTGCGTCCTGGGCAGCTTCTGCGTGTGCCCTGCCCACTTCACCGGCCGCCGCTGCGAGCACGACCCCAAGCGCAG CGAATGCGGCGCCCATGCGCACGGAGCCTGGACTGTCCGCGGCTGCCGCCTCTGCAGGTGTGTCTACGGCGCCCTGCACTGCCTGCCCCGCCAGACTCCAGGCCCCTGCGGTAAGGGAACCCACGCCTTCTCCTCCAGGCCTCTCCTTGCCTGTTCACCGCACCTGTAG